One part of the Drosophila teissieri strain GT53w chromosome 3R, Prin_Dtei_1.1, whole genome shotgun sequence genome encodes these proteins:
- the LOC122620543 gene encoding leucine-rich repeat serine/threonine-protein kinase 1 isoform X1, with product MSWKFSMERPKPGTETALEACDYFVDEVIEASSIRDAREEVRQIKHGELRTAVSSGDERTVRVLLAALGTERQIIVNMAPSGANTLLFLACQSGYESITQRLLDAGADGRSHAVTKYSPLYAAVHSGHLGIARLLLDRFPELIQQPTVERWLPLHAACINGHTKLLELLISYSYPDYLYQTYRDEDGQWEWRLPFDANAHDVTGQTSLYIASILGNKQLVGVLLKWQLLCRRTLGDSASSVSTPITPTRKRISFGIQAIMSKLHISGESEGTDDPASQESTECQRCPINVNLLCGAARETALLAAVRGGHLDVVQSLLQHGANPNIVAKPVEDHNDPKCSEEIYGLSNVPIAEACKQRSLAMLDLLLKHGARDDNGTAIGMAITGCDEAILSRLLARRVHPDSDYKINKKGLPTPVEVNVFLPSTSNISYSAMFPNNPTIIDWHSMGSSVQLSVVRVPWMVSGVLLLNPKLQSHPRLNEVALTAITRIDFSHNVLTSIPQELFHLVSLRYLNVAQNKITDLPAPMGQTYGCPVLDELFLQDNQLTMLPAAIFHLPALSILDVSNNKLQQLPFDLWRAPKLRELNVAFNLLRDLPVPPMQTSSSLLSLEKLHLQSFEEPISNKPRNVTQQRLTHRNLWSASLDITDNDMKWQHEQDLGDGKTPGAGSSQLSSLNIANNLFTSIPAALPCLAVNLTRLNMSYNSLRSMGHVTSYPATLKQLDLSHNEISCWPSLPRITESDPHLLCYSCVQPPEGRDDDYKTASSKSSNSSATSFRASVLKSVCRHRRHLRLEALRTLILADNLLTRIQLSTDDATTLFNESEDADWSVVGVNRSKVIFPNLSMLDMTNNCLKEIPASLHELSSLSVLNISGNVNITELPPHLGLLSRLWNLNTRGCLLQEPLRSMIESKKHKTMDIVGYLKSIYEDAQPYARMKLMVVGVAGIGKSTLLDLLRQGAGSGSSTGSHRSRASENHWAKRMGHARSTSRSHRHSSSSSANISTVGVDIGTWICEKRKRAPGSHGPVVFRTWDFGGQKEYYATHQYFLSKRSLYLVLWRISDGHKGLAELLQWLGNIQARAPNSPVIIVGTHFDAVGESISPQKAEQLQQLIREKFIAIPDAEKIGLPRVIDSIEISCRTLHNIHLLANIIYDTAMQLRSPGSKEPMLLQKIPASYIALEDIVNVIACNLRAAGRDPVLDGEQYRRLVTEQMRLHNYKSFRDAAELQQATTWCHENGILLHYDDATLRDYYFLDPQWLCDMLAHVVTVREINPFAPTGVMKLDDLQMLFRSVQVQGNGNRSYIVSLLNKFEVALTWDSRTLLIPSLLPLQESLTPNSGSTVKLSQRSRGRSLGCSVSQEVNLNNLIYEQRSTPPSSSSSGSASQGLRRILLMTYFPSGFWSRLITRILADEQMIEAIRGVYMASEDKYADFDIRTSLEQDTQWNLWQTGLALYYGPILIFKIWEVPFQKTERTQPFRTDGCRFKLKQDGIWSDVNLSSSSILEVYFPLHEVNISQEVDDNERQLLAEIRPHMSQVAKLLALTVDHIDLLLEDWYPSLGTRFVHTSEGRFLITRLVLCPRCLLKLQQNNEPSDREVPPVGCNRPSRSSRRGAGAYFLHGVGDPGEDGALNVFSAYLNATARRERRSEDSLGAGSDADSGVGPDSAGSSRNTSVDGHPGYNLPDNSNVCYAWMIEECILSVYNQSKISCPVHLEQSMAQLAPDVIFADIPDKHTIPSECIIKGSLLGRGAFGFVFKANCKVRGARSFKPVAMKMLQPVPPGARAKESALMAFKVAVGKWDRDPLQHSCKAYCTARQELAVLLTLKHPNIVPLVGICIKPLALVLELAPLGGLDALLRHYRRSGAHMGPHTFQTLVLQAARAIEYLHRRRIIYRDLKSENVLVWELPQPHTEDSPRNHVHIKIADYGISRQTAPSGAKGFGGTEGFMAPEIIRYNGEEEYTEKVDCFSFGMFIYENISLRQPFEGHESIKECILEGSRPALTQRETQFPTCCLDLMVLCWHEQPRRRPTASQIVSILSAPECIHLLDVVAMPHSEKIVCGVFQSLVGMGDEERSGLELWLPSFGSRIDILDCAPSGSLLQCNSISCSPQPQVAPPKTPESGANSRARSAQRLPKMNMLCCCLVGDAIWMGDVSGNLHAYSTSSYVHLFSYMLDPNIKSAVISLVYMENIARVAVGTHNGRVFLVDATQMPSNCAFAEGSFVLTEICSGFVLHAACSVLVDGTYELWCGEIAGKINVFPLNENGVSGHQALCHSEEPNLIEDVKVARMCSNASHVFSCLYPGCMVYQWGVISKRIENKLDCSKLLPCSESLQSIAIDEHVNLIKCQISALAAHNSELYIGTTWGCLIVAELHTLRPISVFRPYENEIKSIITLSKDNVPLIATIGRRYRSLISRYVDSAESSTKSSAVNTPTHGVAKSVPPADVDNHIHCLLWRAKHWT from the exons ATGTCTTGGAAATTCAGCATGGAACGGCCCAAACCTGGAACTGAAACAGCTCTGGAAGCCTGCGACTACTTCGTGGATGAGGTCATTGAGGCATCCTCAATACGGG ATGCTCGCGAGGAAGTGCGTCAGATCAAACACGGGGAACTGCGAACGGCAGTTAGCTCAGGCGATGAGCGGACTGTGCGGGTGCTGCTGGCGGCTCTGGGAACTGAGCGGCAGATTATAGTCAATATGGCTCCATCAGGAGCGAATACCCTACTATTTCT AGCCTGCCAATCTGGTTACGAGAGCATTACTCAGCGATTGCTGGATGCTGGAGCGGATGGTCGCTCTCATGCTGTGACGAAGTACTCACCCTTGTACGCCGCCGTCCACAGTGGTCACTTGGGCATCGCACGACTGCTGCTAGACCGTTTTCCAGAACTGATTCAGCAACCGACTGTAGAGCGCTGGCTGCCGTTGCATGCCGCCTGCATCAATGGACACACCAAGTTGCTGGAGCTCCTTATCAGCTACAGTTATCCCGACTACCTCTACCAGACATATCGCGACGAAGACGGTCAGTGGGAATGGCGCCTCCCCTTCGACGCTAACGCTCATGATGTGACGGGTCAGACCAGTCTGTATATAGCCAGCATTCTAGGAAACAAGCAGCTGGTTGGTGTGCTTCTAAAGTGGCAGCTCCTTTGTCGACGTACGTTGGGCGATTCCGCCAGCTCGGTGAGCACTCCTATTACGCCCACCAGGAAacgcatttcatttggcattCAGGCTATCATGTCCAAACTGCACATATCTGGGGAGTCGGAAGGAACCGACGACCCAGCTTCCCAAGAGTCAACCGAGTGCCAACGGTGTCCGATTAACGTCAATCTGCTCTGTGGAGCGGCGAGAGAGACAGCTCTGCTAGCGGCTGTTCGGGGCGGCCATTTAGACGTGGTGCAGTCTCTGCTACAGCACGGAGCAAATCCGAATATTGTAGCCAAGCCAGTTGAGGATCACAACGACCCGAAATGTAGCGAGGAAATATATGGGCTCAGTAATGTCCCCATTGCTGAGGCCTGCAAACAAAGGTCGCTGGCTATGTTGGATCTCTTGCTAAAGCATGGAGCCCGCGACGACAATGGCACGGCCATTGGAATGGCTATTACTGGCTGCGACGAAGCCATCCTGAGCCGCCTTTTGGCTCGACGAGTCCATCCGGACTCTGACTACAAGATCAACAAGAAGGGTCTTCCCACACCAGTGGAGGTGAACGTATTTTTGCCATCTACCAGCAACATATCTTACAGCGCTATGTTCCCCAACAATCCAACCATTATTGACTGGCACAGCATGGGCTCCAGTGTCCAATTGTCTGTAGTAAGGGTTCCCTGGATGGTCAGTGgtgtgttgctgctgaatCCCAAGCTACAATCGCATCCTCGACTTAATGAGGTTGCTCTCACAGCTATCACGCGAATTGATTTCTCGCACAACGTTCTCACGTCAATTCCACAGGAGCTGTTCCATCTGGTTAGCCTGAG GTATTTAAATGTGGCGCAAAACAAGATAACCGATCTGCCAGCACCAATGGGCCAGACATATGGTTGTCCGGTACTGGATGAGCTTTTTCTACAGGACAACCAGTTAACAATGCTGCCGGCCGCCATTTTTCACCTTCCCGCCCTATCTATATTAGATGTTTCAAATAACAAACTACAACAGCTTCCCTTTGACCTGTGGCGTGCGCCCAAGCTGCGCGAACTTAATGTGGCCTTTAACCTATTGCGGGATCTTCCTGTGCCGCCAATGCAGACTAGCAGTTCGCTGCTGAGCCTagaaaaattgcatttgcagtcTTTTGAGGAGCCGATATCAAACAAACCACGAAATGTGACTCAGCAACGGCTAACCCATCGCAATCTCTGGTCGGCTAGTCTGGACATAACCGATAATGACATGAAGTGGCAGCATGAACAAGATTTAGGTGACGGAAAGACACCTGGTGCGGGCTCATCCCAGCTAAGTAGCTTAAATATAGCAAATAACCTTTTTACCAGTATCCCCGCTGCTTTGCCCTGTCTGGCTGTAAACTTAACCCGGCTGAATATGTCATACAACAGTCTGCGTTCTATGGGACATGTAACCAGTTATCCGGCAACACTTAAGCAGTTGGACCTAAGTCACAACGAGATATCCTGCTGGCCAAGTCTACCACGGATTACAGAATCAGATCCGCATTTACTGTGCTACAGTTGTGTCCAGCCACCAGAGGGCCGGGATGACGATTATAAGACTGCCTCCTCAAAGAGCAGTAACTCCTCTGCCACATCGTTTCGCGCTTCGGTATTAAAAAGTGTTTGTCGACACAGGCGTCATCTGCGCCTAGAGGCCCTACGCACACTGATTCTGGCTGACAATCTGCTTACCCGCATCCAGCTGTCAACTGATGATGCTACAACCCTTTTCAATGAGAGCGAGGACGCCGACTGGAGTGTGGTAGGGGTCAACCGGTCTAAGGTGATATTTCCCAACCTATCTATGCTGGATATGACAAACAATTGTCTGAAGGAGATTCCCGCCTCGCTGCATGAACTGAGCAGTCTATCAGTGCTGAACATTAGTGGCAACGTCAACATCACGGAGCTGCCACCGCACTTGGGGCTCCTTTCGAGGCTTTGGAATCTCAACACGCGCGGTTGTCTACTGCAGGAGCCACTGCGCTCTATGATCGAGAGCAAGAAGCACAAGACGATGGACATTGTGGGATACCTTAAATCTATTTACGAAGATGCTCAGCCCTATGCACGTATGAAGCTGATGGTGGTGGGTGTGGCCGGAATCGGGAAGAGCACTCTGCTGGACTTACTGCGCCAGGGGGCGGGCTCAGGGTCCAGCACCGGCTCTCATCGATCTCGAGCGAGTGAAAATCATTGGGCCAAGCGAATGGGACACGCACGCAGCACATCTCGATCTCATCGTCATTCGTCCTCTTCTAGCGCAAACATTTCCACAGTAGGAGTGGACATCGGAACATGGATATGTGAAAAACGGAAGCGAGCACCCGGATCCCACGGCCCAGTGGTGTTTCGTACTTGGGATTTTGGTGGCCAGAAGGAGTACTACGCTACACACCAGTACTTTTTGTCCAAACGAAGTTTGTATTTGGTGCTGTGGCGCATCAGCGACGGTCACAAGGGCCTGGCGGAGTTGCTGCAGTGGCTTGGCAACATTCAAGCGAGGGCTCCCAACTCCCCCGTAATCATAGTGGGCACACACTTTGATGCCGTTGGTGAATCCATCTCTCCCCAAAAGGccgagcaactgcagcaattAATTCGGGAGAAGTTTATTGCCATTCCAGATGCGGAAAAAATAGGGCTTCCACGTGTGATTGATTCCATCGAAATAAGTTGCAG GACCCTGCACAATATCCATTTATTGGCCAACATTATTTACGACACCGCCATGCAACTGCGATCCCCCGGGTCCAAGGAGCCCATGTTACTGCAAAAGATCCCCGCCAGCTACATTGCCTTGGAGGATATTGTAAATGTGATTGCATGCAATCTGCGTGCTGCTGGACGAGATCCCGTCCTGGATGGTGAACAATACAGGCGCTTGGTCACCGAACAGATGCGATTGCACAACTACAAGAGCTTTCGGGATGCCGCTGAGTTGCAGCAGGCCACAACATGGTGCCAcgaaaatggaattttattgCACTATGACGATGCTACGCTGAGGGACTACTACTTTCTCGATCCGCAGTGGCTTTGTGACATGCTGGCGCATGTGGTCACCGTGCGGGAGATCAATCCCTTTGCTCCGACAGGCGTGATGAAGTTAGATGATCTCCAGATGTTGTTCCGCAGTGTGCAGGTTCAAGGAAATGGAAACCGAAG CTACATTGTCAGCCTACTTAACAAGTTCGAGGTTGCTTTAACGTGGGACTCGAGAACGCTACTCATACCCTCCCTACTGCCTTTGCAGGAGTCATTAACACCCAATTCAGGAAGCACAGTTAAGCTATCGCAACGTTCTCGCGGCCGTAGTTTGGGTTGCTCTGTATCGCAAGAAGTAAATCTTAATAATTTGATATACGAGCAGAGGTCAACTCCTCCCTCATCATCTTCTTCTGGATCGGCTAGTCAAGGGTTGCGACGCATTCTGTTGATGACTTATTTCCCGTCCGGGTTTTGGTCTAGATTAATCACACGGATTTTAGCTGATGAACAGATGATAGAAGCAATTCGGGGCGTTTATATGGCTTCGGAAGAT AAGTACGCGGACTTCGATATACGCACATCGTTGGAGCAGGATACCCAGTGGAATCTTTGGCAGACAGGCTTAGCACTGTACTATGGAcctattttaatattcaagATCTGGGAAGTACCATTTCAGAAGACAGAGCGAACGCAACCTTTTCGCACTGATGGCTGCCGGTTTAAACTGAAACAAGATGGAATCTGGAGCGATGTAAATCTCAGCTCCTCTAGCATTCTGGAAGTTTACTTTCCTCTTCATGAAGTAAACATATCGCAAGAAGTGGATGACAATGAACGACAGTTGCTGGCCGAGATTCGGCCGCACATGTCTCAGGTGGCCAAGCTTTTGGCCCTAACAGTGGATCATATTGACTTGCTTTTGGAGGACTGGTATCCTTCCTTGGGAACGCGGTTTGTGCACACTTCGGAGGGTCGATTCCTAATCACTCGATTGGTGTTATGCCCGCGTTGTCTTTTGAAGCTGCAGCAGAACAACGAACCTTCTGATCGGGAAGTGCCTCCAGTGGGTTGCAATCGACCAAGTCGAAGTAGTAGGCGTGGAGCGGGAGCATACTTTCTGCACGGTGTTGGGGATCCCGGCGAGGATGGTGCTTTAAACGTTTTCTCGGCATATTTAAACGCCACAGCAAGGAGGGAGCGCCGATCGGAGGATTCTTTGGGAGCGGGATCGGACGCGGACTCGGGCGTGGGTCCCGACTCAGCCGGTTCTTCGCGCAATACTTCAGTGGATGGCCATCCTGGATATAACTTGCCTGATAACTCAAATGTGTGTTATGCCTGGATGATTGAAGAGTGCATTTTGTCCGTTTACAATCAAAGCAAGATCAGTTGCCCTGTTCATCTTGAACAGTCTATGGCTCAGCTTGCGCCAGACGTCATCTTTGCCGATATTCCAGATAAGCACACTATTCCAAGTGAGTGCATCATCAAGGGATCGCTCCTTGGTCGAGGCGCTTTTGGATTCGTTTTTAAAGCAAACTGCAAGGTAAGGGGCGCCAGATCCTTTAAGCCGGTGGCAATGAAAATGCTTCAGCCAGTGCCTCCGGGAGCTCGGGCGAAGGAG AGCGCTTTGATGGCTTTTAAGGTAGCTGTCGGCAAATGGGATCGCGATCCACTTCAGCACTCTTGCAAAGCCTACTGCACTGCCCGTCAGGAACTAGCAGTACTTCTAACCCTGAAGCATCCAAATATTGTACCCTTGGTCGGGATCTGTATTAAACCACTAGCTCTGGTTCTGGAACTAGCTCCTCTGGGCGGTCTGGACGCTTTGCTCCGGCATTACCGACGCAGTGGTGCCCACATGGGTCCTCATACTTTCCAGACCCTTGTTCTGCAGGCGGCACGAGCAATCGAATACTTGCATCGCAGAAGAATAATTTACCGCGATCTAAAGTCTGAAAATGTCCTGGTTTGGGAGCTCCCACAACCTCACACTGAAGACAGTCCCCGCAACCATGTGCACATAAAGATTGCCGACTACGGAATCAGCAGGCAAACCGCTCCAAGCGGAGCTAAAGGATTTGGCGGCACTGAGGGTTTCATGGCTCCCGAGATCATACGCTACAATGGTGAGGAGGAGTATACTGAAAAG GTGGACTGCTTCTCATTTGGAATGTTTATTTACGAGAATATCAGTTTACGACAACCTTTCGAGGGCCACGAATCTATTAAAGAGTGCATCTTGGAGGGTAGTCGTCCGGCTCTGACTCAAAGGGAAACCCAGTTTCCAACTTGCTGTTTGGATCTTATGGTCTTGTGTTGGCACGAACAGCCTCGTCGCAGACCGACCGCAAGTCAGATTGTTTCCATACTTAGTGCACCGGAGTGCATCCACCTGCTGGATGTCGTGGCCATGCCGCATAGCGAGAAGATTGTTTGTGGGGTTTTTCAGTCGCTTGTAGGTATGGGCGATGAAGAGCGAAGTGGCCTAGAGCTGTGGCTTCCGTCCTTCGGCTCTCGCATCGATATTCTGGACTGCGCACCTTCGGGCAGCCTACTGCAGTGCAACAGCATCAGTTGTTCTCCGCAGCCACAGGTGGCACCGCCCAAGACACCCGAAAGCGGTGCCAATTCACGTGCGCGATCGGCTCAACGTTTGCCCAAGATGAACATGCTGTGCTGCTGCCTGGTGGGTGATGCCATCTGGATGGGCGACGTTTCCGGTAACCTGCACGCCTATAGCACATCCAGCTATGTCCACCTATTTTCGTACATGCTCGATCCAAACATTAAGTCAGCTGTGATCAGTCTAGTCTACATGGAGAATATAGCTCGCGTGGCCGTTGGCACGCATAACGGTCGCGTTTTCCTGGTTGACGCCACACAGATGCCCAGCAATTGCGCATTTGCCGAGGGCTCCTTTGTGCTTACGGAGATCTGTTCTGGTTTCGTGTTGCACGCCGCTTGTTCCGTTCTTGTGGATGG AACCTATGAATTGTGGTGCGGCGAAATTGCTGGAAAGATAAATGTGTTTCCGTTGAACGAGAACGGCGTGTCCGGACATCAGGCTTTATGCCACAGCGAGGAACCCAATCTCATTGAGGACGTCAAGGTGGCTCGAATGTGCAGCAATGCTAGCCATGTCTTCAGTTGTCTATATCCCGGTTGTATGGTGTACCAGTGGGGTGTTATCTCCAAACGGATAGAAAACAAGCTGGACTGCTCAAAGCTGCTCCCCTGCTCTGAGTCTCTGCAAAGTATTGCGATTGATGAACATGTGAACCTCATAAAATGCCAGATCTCAGCACTTGCGGCTCACAATTCAGAACTGTATATTGGGACGACCTGGGGCTGCTTAATCGTGGCCGAATTGCACACCCTGCGCCCCATTAGTGTTTTCCGACCTTATGAAAATGAG ATAAAATCTATAATAACTCTTTCTAAAGACAATGTTCCGCTGATCGCCACGATCGGAAGACGATATCGTTCTCTAATCTCACGCTACGTGGACTCCGCAGAGTCATCCACCAAGAGCTCTGCCGTCAACACACCTACACATGGTGTAGCCAAATCCGTTCCACCGGCGGATGTGGATAATCACATCCATTGCCTGTTGTGGCGCGCGAAGCACTGGACCTAA